A region of Ferruginibacter albus DNA encodes the following proteins:
- a CDS encoding sigma-54-dependent transcriptional regulator, translating to MPNILIIDDERSIRKTLGEILSYEGYKIEEATDGEDGLKKFSSGNFDVVLCDIKMPKMDGLEFLEKAKIANPDVPIIIISGHGNIETAVEAVKKGAFDYVSKPPDLNRLLITLRNALDKQTLVTEAKVLKRKVSRVQEMVGDSTGIRKIKETIEKVAPTDARVLITGENGVGKELVAKWIHEKSSRNTGPMVEVNCAAIPSELIESELFGHEKGSFTSAIKQRIGKFEQANGGTLFLDEVGDMSAGAQAKVLRALQEGKITRVGADKDINVDVRVIAATNKDLLKEVEAKNFRLDLYHRLGVIIIHVPSLNERREDVPSLVDYYLDIIADEYGQSKKDIDKDAMDALREYNWTGNIRELRNVVERLVILSGKTIALSDVETYVAPKK from the coding sequence ATGCCGAATATTTTAATTATAGATGATGAGCGTTCGATCCGGAAAACATTAGGAGAAATTCTTAGCTATGAAGGGTATAAAATAGAAGAAGCAACAGACGGAGAAGACGGATTGAAAAAGTTTTCTTCCGGCAATTTTGATGTGGTGCTTTGCGATATTAAAATGCCGAAAATGGATGGCTTGGAATTTTTAGAGAAAGCAAAAATCGCCAACCCTGATGTTCCCATTATTATAATCAGCGGTCATGGTAATATAGAAACGGCAGTAGAAGCGGTAAAGAAAGGCGCATTTGATTACGTAAGCAAGCCACCTGATCTCAATCGTTTGCTGATCACGCTTCGCAATGCATTGGATAAGCAAACATTGGTTACCGAAGCCAAAGTATTAAAACGCAAAGTAAGCAGGGTACAGGAAATGGTGGGCGACAGTACCGGTATAAGAAAGATAAAAGAGACGATTGAAAAAGTAGCCCCGACAGATGCCCGTGTTTTAATAACCGGTGAGAATGGTGTAGGTAAAGAGTTAGTGGCAAAATGGATCCATGAAAAAAGCAGTCGTAATACAGGACCGATGGTAGAAGTGAACTGTGCTGCTATCCCAAGCGAGCTGATAGAAAGTGAATTATTCGGGCATGAAAAAGGATCGTTTACATCAGCCATAAAACAACGCATCGGAAAATTTGAACAAGCTAACGGTGGCACGTTGTTTTTAGATGAAGTGGGAGATATGAGTGCCGGTGCACAAGCTAAAGTATTGCGTGCTTTGCAGGAAGGAAAGATCACCCGGGTGGGCGCAGATAAAGATATTAATGTGGATGTTCGTGTAATAGCCGCTACCAATAAAGACCTGTTGAAAGAAGTAGAGGCAAAGAACTTTCGTCTTGATCTGTATCACCGTTTGGGAGTTATCATCATTCATGTTCCATCTTTAAATGAAAGAAGAGAAGATGTGCCTTCGCTGGTTGACTACTATCTCGATATTATTGCAGATGAATATGGTCAATCTAAAAAAGATATAGACAAAGATGCAATGGATGCATTGCGGGAATATAACTGGACAGGTAATATACGTGAATTGAGAAATGTGGTTGA
- a CDS encoding DUF4846 domain-containing protein — MFSKTSFCCIVMICLACRNTGNTSAGLLQKPVAEDSVIYKRIEDIPLPEGYFRNNTDSASFAFWLRHIELKKSNTVYLYNGTPKANQAAQFAVLNISVENKDLQQCADAVMRLRAEYLFANKKFDSIDFTDNEKTNYRFTSPYTREHFMKYLDNVFGMCGSASLSKQLIKKKMEDIQPGDVLIRGGFPGHAVMVMDVAISRSGKKLYLLAQSYMPAQDIHVLKNPMNKDLSPWYEVNNDEIIETPEYVFKRGELKTW, encoded by the coding sequence ATGTTTAGTAAAACATCTTTCTGTTGCATAGTTATGATATGCCTGGCCTGCAGAAATACTGGCAACACTTCCGCAGGATTGCTTCAAAAACCCGTTGCCGAAGATTCTGTTATCTACAAGCGGATAGAAGACATTCCTTTACCGGAAGGATATTTCAGAAATAATACTGATTCTGCTTCTTTTGCTTTTTGGTTACGGCACATTGAATTAAAAAAAAGCAATACCGTTTATTTGTACAATGGAACTCCAAAAGCTAACCAGGCTGCGCAATTTGCTGTTCTAAACATCAGCGTAGAAAATAAAGACCTGCAGCAATGTGCCGATGCGGTTATGCGGTTAAGAGCTGAATACCTGTTTGCCAATAAAAAATTCGACAGTATTGATTTTACAGATAATGAGAAAACAAATTACCGTTTTACATCTCCTTATACCCGAGAACATTTTATGAAATATCTCGACAATGTTTTTGGCATGTGCGGCTCTGCATCATTATCCAAACAATTAATTAAAAAGAAAATGGAAGATATTCAACCCGGAGATGTTTTAATAAGAGGCGGATTTCCCGGACATGCCGTAATGGTAATGGATGTTGCCATTAGCAGGTCAGGGAAAAAGCTCTATCTGCTGGCTCAAAGCTATATGCCGGCACAGGATATTCATGTACTTAAAAACCCGATGAATAAAGACCTAAGCCCCTGGTACGAGGTGAACAATGATGAGATTATTGAAACACCGGAATATGTTTTTAAGAGAGGTGAATTAAAGACCTGGTAA
- a CDS encoding TolB-like translocation protein, with product MKKLLMGAVVLFLFAVSISIIEISCQKSDAQPAPTTSTRTVLFAKPAIKSIIGTDTTYLGANLFVCNIDGSNARQIPISLPSSRYILAANYLGYTACLTPNADSVVFNASSSNGGNAVSIYTCALDGTGLREIVVGVNTGLHDFPYLCDVK from the coding sequence ATGAAAAAATTATTGATGGGAGCCGTTGTTTTATTTCTTTTTGCGGTTTCAATATCGATTATTGAAATAAGTTGCCAAAAGAGTGATGCACAACCAGCACCTACCACATCCACCAGAACGGTTTTATTTGCAAAACCTGCAATAAAAAGCATTATTGGAACAGACACAACTTATTTAGGCGCTAATTTATTCGTTTGCAATATTGACGGAAGTAATGCAAGACAAATACCCATATCTCTGCCTTCATCAAGATACATATTAGCCGCAAATTATCTCGGTTATACAGCTTGTTTAACGCCGAATGCAGATAGTGTCGTGTTCAATGCAAGTAGCAGTAATGGGGGTAATGCAGTTTCTATCTATACCTGCGCATTAGATGGAACAGGGCTAAGAGAAATTGTAGTAGGTGTTAATACAGGTTTGCATGATTTCCCTTATTTATGTGATGTTAAATAG